One Glaciihabitans arcticus DNA window includes the following coding sequences:
- a CDS encoding glutamyl-tRNA reductase yields MLLCLTANHRNASFDVLEKLSIAAPAATRALVEGSDFVTGAVVLATCNRFEAYLDIDEPLTGATAVAVRSTIEAMSAGSGVDHDDLRASVTILTGDDVAEHLFAVTSGLESVVVGEDEISGQVRRALDAARADGTTSSTLEQLFQRAAQTSRDVKRRTELGGAGRSLVRLGLELASSRVTDWSAARVLLVGTGQYAATTLAALRDRGATNVRVFSPSGRAEKFALKYGIVAETALPAAIAVSDVVITCTSTLAILPADVANAERRLVIDLGLPRNVDPAVATMPGVELLDLEIISRHAPIEALTATADARALVATSAAAFATAPSVEPAIVALRSHVFDLLDAEIERARARAGDSSETEAALRHLAGVILHGPSVRARELASSGEAARFIDALDALYGVSVPTVTSLPKPERGEQTA; encoded by the coding sequence GTGCTGCTGTGCCTGACTGCTAACCATCGGAACGCGAGCTTCGACGTTCTCGAGAAGCTCTCCATCGCCGCACCCGCAGCGACCCGCGCACTCGTCGAGGGCAGCGACTTCGTCACGGGCGCCGTGGTGCTCGCCACCTGCAATCGTTTCGAGGCCTACCTCGACATCGACGAGCCGCTCACCGGAGCCACGGCCGTCGCCGTTCGCTCCACGATCGAGGCCATGAGCGCGGGCAGTGGCGTCGACCACGACGACCTGCGCGCCAGTGTCACCATCCTGACCGGGGATGACGTTGCCGAGCACCTGTTCGCCGTCACGAGCGGGCTCGAGTCGGTCGTCGTCGGTGAGGACGAGATCTCTGGGCAGGTTCGCCGCGCCCTCGACGCCGCGCGCGCCGACGGCACCACCTCCTCCACCCTCGAGCAGCTGTTCCAGCGCGCCGCCCAGACCTCGCGCGACGTGAAGCGTCGCACCGAGCTCGGCGGCGCCGGTCGCTCACTCGTGCGCCTTGGCCTCGAACTGGCCTCGAGCCGGGTCACCGACTGGTCGGCCGCGCGTGTGCTGCTCGTCGGCACCGGCCAGTACGCCGCAACGACCCTCGCTGCCCTCCGCGACCGCGGCGCCACGAACGTGCGCGTCTTCTCGCCCTCCGGCCGTGCCGAGAAGTTCGCCCTCAAATACGGCATCGTCGCCGAGACGGCGCTACCCGCCGCGATCGCGGTGTCGGATGTCGTCATCACCTGCACGTCGACCCTCGCCATCCTGCCTGCCGACGTCGCGAACGCCGAGCGCAGGCTCGTCATCGACCTGGGGCTGCCGCGCAACGTGGATCCCGCGGTCGCCACCATGCCGGGTGTTGAACTGCTCGACCTCGAGATCATCTCGCGCCACGCCCCCATCGAGGCACTCACCGCGACCGCGGACGCCCGCGCCCTCGTCGCTACGTCCGCCGCGGCCTTCGCCACGGCACCTTCGGTGGAACCGGCGATCGTCGCCCTCCGCTCGCACGTATTCGACCTGCTCGACGCAGAGATCGAGCGAGCTCGGGCCCGCGCCGGGGACTCGAGCGAAACGGAGGCTGCGCTGCGGCATCTCGCCGGGGTCATCCTGCACGGGCCATCCGTTCGCGCGCGCGAACTCGCCTCGAGCGGTGAGGCCGCCCGCTTCATCGACGCCCTCGACGCGCTGTACGGCGTGAGCGTGCCGACCGTGACCTCGCTGCCGAAGCCGGAGCGCGGCGAGCAGACCGCCTAG
- the hemE gene encoding uroporphyrinogen decarboxylase, with protein MPLSPNHPLVDGRTSDSSLISAYRGEKQSTPPVWFMRQAGRSLPEYRELRVGNSMLDACLTPELASEITLQPVRRHGVDAAIFFSDIVIPIKLAGIDVEIVPGRGPVIANPIRTASDVAALRPLEPGALQPVIDGVAATVAQLGETPLIGFAGAPFTLASYLVEGGPSKDQLRARTMMYADPQSWANLLNWCADVTGEFLRAQIEAGASAAQLFDSWVGSLSEVEYVKRVAPHSKRALSHLRGLDAPKVHFGVGSNEMLQAMYGIGADVMGIDWRIPLDEANRRLGGTVPLQGNLNPALLAAPWKTLEAHVRDVVDRGGKAPAHVLNLGHGVPPETDPAVLTRIVELVHSL; from the coding sequence ATGCCCCTGTCTCCGAATCATCCCCTCGTCGACGGGCGTACCTCCGACTCGTCCCTCATCTCCGCCTACCGCGGCGAGAAGCAGTCGACTCCGCCTGTCTGGTTTATGCGCCAGGCCGGACGCTCCCTGCCGGAATACCGGGAACTACGGGTCGGAAACAGCATGCTCGACGCCTGCCTAACCCCCGAACTCGCGAGCGAGATCACGCTGCAGCCCGTTCGTCGCCACGGCGTCGACGCCGCGATCTTCTTCAGCGACATCGTGATCCCCATCAAACTCGCAGGTATCGACGTGGAGATCGTGCCGGGACGCGGCCCGGTCATCGCCAACCCGATTCGCACGGCTTCGGATGTGGCGGCGCTCCGTCCCCTCGAACCCGGCGCCCTCCAGCCCGTGATCGACGGCGTCGCCGCAACGGTCGCGCAGCTGGGGGAGACACCCCTGATCGGATTCGCCGGCGCCCCCTTCACCCTTGCCTCCTACCTCGTCGAGGGCGGACCGTCGAAGGATCAGCTCCGCGCGCGCACCATGATGTACGCCGACCCGCAGAGCTGGGCGAACCTGCTCAACTGGTGCGCCGACGTCACGGGCGAGTTCCTGCGCGCGCAGATCGAGGCCGGCGCTTCGGCCGCGCAGCTCTTCGACTCCTGGGTCGGCTCGCTGAGCGAGGTCGAGTACGTCAAGCGTGTCGCCCCGCACTCGAAGCGCGCCCTGTCGCACCTGCGTGGCCTCGACGCGCCGAAGGTGCATTTCGGGGTCGGCAGCAACGAGATGCTGCAGGCCATGTACGGCATCGGAGCGGACGTTATGGGCATCGACTGGCGCATCCCGCTCGACGAGGCGAACCGCAGACTCGGCGGAACCGTGCCACTTCAGGGCAACCTCAACCCCGCCCTGCTCGCCGCACCGTGGAAGACCCTCGAAGCCCACGTGCGCGACGTCGTCGACCGCGGCGGCAAGGCGCCCGCCCACGTGCTCAACCTCGGACACGGCGTTCCGCCCGAGACCGACCCGGCCGTGCTGACCCGCATCGTCGAACTGGTGCACTCCTTGTGA
- a CDS encoding protoporphyrinogen/coproporphyrinogen oxidase — MTSFVVVGGGVAGLVTARRLALGGATVALLEASDRLGGTVTHHVVGGLVLDAGAESFAVRGDTVAELATELGLGDEIVIPNPAGAWLQRVRGAVALPATSLLGIPGVPLAADVIDVVGFGAALRAYLETLLPGTVAAGSATLGELVRRRMGQRMLDELVAPVTHGVHSQHPDDLPLDRVAPGLRSALRRSGSLAAAVRELRASAPAGAAVAGIRGGVHRLVDELTADLERLGVDVRLGVRGEATGHGDARVVLAFPPAHGSSTPVELATLVVDAPGLDVAPRGSGVLVANGVPGIRSRALTHATAKWRWLADRAEGKHVLRLSYAEAPENLADIAREDAAALLGIELPPSAVLDFARVHWDRPRAAPAQVEGVTQVGEVASGTGLANVVAHAERTARELLEPPVPGEVPVEELPEV; from the coding sequence GTGACCTCGTTCGTGGTCGTCGGTGGCGGCGTCGCCGGGCTGGTGACGGCTCGTCGGCTCGCGCTGGGTGGTGCGACGGTCGCGCTGCTCGAGGCCTCCGATCGACTCGGCGGCACGGTGACCCACCACGTCGTCGGCGGCCTTGTGCTCGACGCGGGAGCCGAGAGCTTCGCGGTGCGCGGAGACACCGTCGCGGAGCTCGCGACCGAACTGGGGCTCGGCGACGAGATCGTCATCCCGAACCCGGCCGGCGCCTGGCTGCAGCGAGTCCGCGGCGCCGTCGCCCTGCCGGCGACCAGCCTGCTCGGCATTCCCGGGGTGCCGCTCGCGGCCGACGTGATCGACGTCGTCGGGTTCGGTGCCGCCCTTCGCGCTTACCTCGAGACCCTGCTGCCCGGTACCGTCGCGGCGGGGTCCGCGACCCTCGGTGAACTGGTGCGGCGCAGGATGGGGCAGCGCATGCTCGACGAACTCGTGGCACCCGTGACCCACGGTGTGCACTCGCAGCACCCCGACGACCTGCCGCTCGACCGGGTCGCCCCCGGCCTGCGCTCCGCCCTGCGCCGAAGCGGATCGCTCGCTGCCGCCGTGCGCGAGCTGCGTGCATCCGCCCCCGCGGGCGCGGCCGTCGCCGGAATCCGCGGTGGGGTGCATCGGCTGGTCGACGAACTCACGGCCGACCTCGAGCGCCTCGGCGTCGACGTAAGACTCGGAGTGCGCGGCGAGGCGACCGGTCACGGCGATGCGCGGGTTGTGCTCGCCTTTCCGCCCGCACACGGGAGCAGCACACCCGTCGAACTCGCGACACTCGTGGTCGATGCACCGGGGCTGGATGTCGCGCCGCGTGGCTCGGGAGTTCTCGTCGCGAACGGGGTGCCGGGCATCCGGTCCCGCGCACTCACGCATGCGACGGCAAAGTGGCGGTGGCTCGCCGATCGCGCGGAGGGCAAGCATGTGCTGCGGCTCTCCTATGCCGAGGCTCCCGAGAACCTCGCCGATATCGCGAGAGAGGATGCCGCAGCCCTCCTCGGCATCGAACTGCCCCCCTCGGCCGTGCTCGATTTCGCGCGGGTGCACTGGGACCGTCCGAGGGCGGCCCCGGCGCAGGTGGAGGGAGTGACGCAGGTCGGCGAGGTGGCCTCGGGCACGGGTCTTGCGAACGTCGTCGCCCACGCCGAGCGCACAGCGCGCGAGCTGCTCGAACCGCCGGTGCCCGGAGAGGTGCCGGTCGAAGAGCTGCCCGAGGTCTAG
- a CDS encoding Asp23/Gls24 family envelope stress response protein: protein MTDDGIGGSGYTLEQLSEYLDSGRTPAIEAIDDNAECQAVLTSLERYGSLSRELVSRDAAEAPALDESWFSGLFASITREVKAGRDIPLASTDPLTRLTITEGAIRGLVRSAGDSVDGVLVGRCSLEGETDVTVAVSISVLLGTPVRAAAESVRQAVYTALLKHTELSIAAVDVTVEDVHVIATEGGES from the coding sequence ATGACCGACGACGGAATCGGCGGCTCCGGGTACACACTCGAGCAGCTCAGCGAGTACCTCGACAGTGGCCGCACCCCGGCCATCGAGGCGATCGACGACAATGCGGAGTGCCAGGCGGTGCTCACCTCCCTCGAACGCTACGGCTCCCTCTCCCGCGAACTCGTCTCGCGCGACGCCGCCGAGGCACCCGCCCTCGACGAGTCCTGGTTCAGCGGCCTCTTCGCGTCGATCACGCGCGAGGTGAAGGCGGGTCGGGACATCCCGCTCGCCTCGACCGATCCGCTCACCCGGCTGACGATCACCGAGGGTGCGATCCGTGGGCTGGTGCGCTCGGCCGGTGACTCCGTCGACGGAGTGCTCGTCGGCCGCTGCTCGCTCGAGGGCGAGACCGACGTCACGGTCGCGGTCTCGATCAGCGTGCTGCTCGGCACCCCCGTGCGCGCTGCCGCCGAGTCCGTGCGGCAGGCCGTCTACACCGCGCTGCTCAAGCACACCGAGTTGTCGATCGCCGCGGTCGACGTGACGGTGGAAGACGTGCACGTCATCGCGACCGAAGGAGGAGAGTCATGA
- a CDS encoding RNA polymerase sigma factor, which produces MTDLSLASDALLAERSADGDTVAFGILVRRHGPYLRAFATRLVGSNVDADDAVQDALIVAWDQLDGLADPSKVRSWLTSIVSRKAIDRVRARKPSSELDEARLELAERGPEHRAIASSQLDALSSVLAAMPESQRQCWILKEVGGYSYEEIAERLDTTVAQVRGRLARARATVMTEMEVWR; this is translated from the coding sequence ATGACGGATCTCTCCCTCGCCTCCGACGCCCTGCTCGCCGAGCGCTCCGCGGATGGCGACACCGTGGCCTTCGGCATCCTGGTGCGTCGGCACGGTCCATACCTGCGCGCGTTCGCGACCCGGCTGGTCGGCTCGAACGTCGACGCGGACGACGCCGTGCAGGATGCGCTCATCGTTGCCTGGGACCAGCTCGACGGCCTGGCCGACCCGTCCAAAGTGCGCTCCTGGTTGACAAGCATCGTCTCGCGCAAGGCCATCGACCGGGTTCGTGCCCGCAAGCCCTCCAGCGAATTGGACGAGGCCCGGCTCGAACTCGCCGAACGCGGTCCTGAGCACCGGGCGATCGCGTCCTCCCAGCTCGACGCCCTGTCGAGCGTGCTCGCGGCGATGCCGGAAAGCCAGCGGCAATGCTGGATCCTCAAGGAGGTGGGTGGCTACTCCTACGAGGAGATCGCCGAACGCCTCGACACTACGGTGGCACAGGTGCGCGGACGACTCGCTCGCGCTCGTGCCACGGTGATGACGGAAATGGAGGTGTGGCGATGA
- a CDS encoding Asp23/Gls24 family envelope stress response protein yields the protein MAVQKASTTPVTVTDLGNVTVASGTTVIVDPVIAKIAGIAAREVPGVFALGGGAARVVGAIRDAIGSTDLSQGVKVEVGETQVAADVTIVVEYPLPLQQVADQVRAAVAAAITDLVGMQVAEINVTVTDVHIPGDDDTEPTETRVV from the coding sequence ATGGCAGTCCAGAAGGCTTCAACCACACCCGTCACCGTGACCGACCTCGGCAACGTGACAGTCGCCAGCGGAACCACGGTGATCGTCGATCCCGTAATCGCCAAGATCGCCGGCATCGCGGCACGCGAGGTGCCCGGAGTGTTCGCTCTCGGTGGCGGAGCGGCCCGCGTCGTCGGAGCCATCCGTGACGCTATCGGCTCGACCGACCTCAGCCAGGGCGTCAAGGTCGAGGTCGGCGAGACCCAGGTCGCGGCCGACGTCACGATCGTCGTCGAGTACCCGCTTCCTCTCCAGCAGGTCGCCGACCAGGTGCGCGCGGCCGTCGCCGCGGCAATCACCGACCTCGTCGGCATGCAGGTCGCCGAGATCAATGTCACGGTCACCGACGTGCACATCCCCGGTGACGACGACACCGAGCCCACCGAGACGCGCGTCGTATGA
- a CDS encoding DUF2273 domain-containing protein has product MNPTLIGAAAGVVLAITALVFGFWGFLLVMVFGTIGAVVGAIVSGRLDVRAVVDAARGRRSA; this is encoded by the coding sequence ATGAACCCGACACTGATCGGTGCGGCCGCGGGCGTTGTGCTCGCAATCACCGCCCTCGTCTTCGGATTCTGGGGCTTCCTGCTCGTTATGGTGTTCGGCACCATCGGTGCGGTCGTCGGCGCGATCGTCAGCGGACGCCTCGACGTGCGCGCCGTCGTCGACGCCGCTCGGGGACGCCGGAGCGCCTGA
- a CDS encoding CsbD family protein, protein MSAGDKIKNAAEELIGKGKEAVGNATDNDKLVAEGKADQAKANVKKAGENVKDAFK, encoded by the coding sequence ATGAGCGCTGGAGACAAGATCAAGAATGCCGCCGAAGAACTCATCGGCAAGGGCAAGGAAGCGGTCGGTAACGCGACCGACAACGACAAGCTCGTCGCCGAGGGCAAGGCCGACCAGGCCAAGGCCAACGTGAAGAAGGCCGGCGAGAACGTCAAGGACGCCTTCAAGTAA
- the hemQ gene encoding hydrogen peroxide-dependent heme synthase has product MTSSPTGDETPELGYTLWSVLRRTEGHGQAIGRLSLAIDSVEAAGVTIRGFYDVSSIRADADLMIWLHGPDPQKLQWALRELRRNELLRGLVQQWNAMGVHRDAEFTSNHLPAFMRGKEPEQWLTVYPFVRSYEWYLLPDEERRAMLGDHGRKGSEYRQVLANTVASFALGDYEWILALEAPELVDLVDLMRHLRQTDARLHVREEVPFYTGRRITVDEIAEVLS; this is encoded by the coding sequence ATGACTTCCAGCCCTACCGGCGACGAAACCCCCGAACTCGGTTACACCCTCTGGTCGGTGCTGCGCCGCACCGAGGGACACGGCCAGGCGATCGGCCGACTCAGCCTCGCCATCGACTCCGTCGAGGCGGCCGGCGTGACCATCCGCGGCTTCTACGACGTGTCGTCGATTCGCGCCGACGCCGACCTCATGATCTGGCTGCACGGACCGGATCCGCAGAAGCTGCAGTGGGCTCTCCGCGAGCTGCGTCGCAACGAGCTGCTGCGTGGCCTCGTGCAGCAGTGGAACGCGATGGGCGTGCACCGCGATGCCGAATTCACGAGCAACCACCTGCCCGCATTCATGCGCGGCAAGGAGCCCGAGCAGTGGCTCACCGTCTACCCCTTCGTGCGCAGCTACGAGTGGTACCTGCTGCCCGACGAGGAGCGCCGCGCCATGCTCGGCGACCACGGTCGCAAGGGCAGCGAGTACCGCCAGGTGCTCGCCAACACGGTCGCGAGCTTTGCGCTCGGCGACTACGAGTGGATCCTCGCCCTCGAGGCTCCCGAACTGGTCGACCTGGTCGACCTCATGCGCCACCTTCGCCAGACGGACGCCCGCCTGCACGTACGCGAAGAGGTCCCCTTCTATACCGGTCGACGCATCACCGTCGACGAGATCGCCGAGGTACTGTCATGA
- a CDS encoding ferrochelatase — MTVVGAASAEAASGAEHVTEPVAYDAILLASFGGPEGQDDVIPFLRNVTRGRGIPEERLEEVAHHYRAFGGISPINDQNRELKAALEAELARRGIDLPLLWGNRNWDPYLRDALTEANERGFTKLIAIGTSAYSSYSSCRQYREDYAIALAETGLEGQISIDKVRQFFDHPGFVEPFIEGVTQGLRDVAARGIAPEKTHVLFATHSIPTADAEKSGPQGNAYQAQHLAVAEVVMLASEAADVPHSLVYQSRSGPPSMPWLEPDINDAMRELAASGTEAFVIVPLGFVSDHMEVKWDLDTEALETSEELGTFAVRVPTPGVHAKYVTGLIDLVMERINGTPTEERPALTELGPWFDVCRPGCCENVRLGFKPALAGVLP; from the coding sequence ATGACCGTTGTCGGAGCTGCATCGGCCGAGGCCGCGTCGGGTGCCGAACATGTCACCGAGCCGGTCGCCTACGACGCGATCCTGCTCGCGAGCTTTGGGGGACCGGAGGGGCAGGATGACGTCATCCCGTTCCTGCGCAATGTCACCCGCGGCCGGGGTATCCCCGAGGAGCGCCTCGAGGAGGTCGCCCACCACTACCGCGCCTTCGGCGGCATCTCGCCCATCAACGACCAGAACCGCGAACTCAAGGCGGCACTCGAGGCCGAGCTCGCCCGCCGCGGCATCGACCTGCCCTTGCTGTGGGGCAACCGCAACTGGGACCCCTACCTGCGCGACGCGCTGACCGAGGCGAACGAGCGGGGCTTCACGAAGCTCATCGCGATCGGCACCTCGGCCTACTCGTCGTACTCGAGCTGCCGCCAGTACCGCGAGGACTACGCGATCGCACTCGCCGAGACCGGCCTCGAGGGCCAGATCTCGATCGACAAGGTGCGTCAGTTCTTCGACCACCCCGGGTTCGTCGAGCCCTTCATCGAGGGCGTCACCCAGGGGCTTCGGGATGTCGCGGCTCGTGGCATCGCCCCCGAGAAGACCCACGTGCTCTTCGCCACCCACTCGATCCCCACCGCTGACGCGGAGAAGAGCGGACCGCAGGGCAACGCGTACCAGGCCCAGCACCTCGCGGTCGCGGAGGTCGTGATGCTGGCTTCAGAGGCCGCCGACGTGCCGCACTCCCTCGTCTACCAGAGCCGCTCCGGCCCGCCCAGCATGCCGTGGCTCGAGCCTGACATCAACGACGCGATGCGCGAACTGGCGGCATCCGGAACCGAGGCGTTCGTCATCGTGCCGCTCGGCTTCGTCTCCGACCACATGGAGGTGAAGTGGGACCTCGACACCGAGGCCCTCGAGACCTCCGAGGAGCTTGGAACCTTCGCGGTGCGTGTGCCCACACCCGGCGTTCACGCCAAGTACGTGACCGGCCTCATCGACCTCGTGATGGAACGCATCAACGGCACCCCGACCGAGGAGCGCCCGGCGCTCACCGAGCTCGGCCCCTGGTTCGACGTGTGCCGTCCGGGGTGCTGCGAGAACGTGCGCCTCGGCTTCAAGCCGGCGCTCGCCGGGGTGCTGCCGTGA
- the hemC gene encoding hydroxymethylbilane synthase produces MSPSTGTVVRIGTRGSALALAQTQKIADQLTARGAEVEIITITTHGDRSTESLATLGGTGVFASALRDALLANECDVVVHSLKDLPTAPTPGLSIGAIPKRADARDALCARDGLTLDTLPENARVGTGSPRRAAQLLSRRSHLEIVDIRGNVDTRLGRIVGGDLDAVVLAAAGLERLGRAEAVTEYLSLNGWPTAPGQGALALEVRSGEEKLVSALDHKPSRILVEAERAVLAQLEAGCAAPIAAHAFMEDGLLFLDARVYAPDGTAKITSSHALYLSDSPNPAADVAGRVSAELIALGAADIAPLGA; encoded by the coding sequence GTGAGCCCCTCGACAGGCACAGTAGTGCGCATCGGCACGCGCGGATCCGCCCTCGCGCTCGCCCAGACCCAGAAGATCGCCGACCAGCTCACCGCACGCGGTGCCGAGGTCGAGATCATCACCATCACCACACACGGCGACCGCTCGACCGAGTCACTTGCGACCCTCGGTGGCACCGGTGTCTTCGCGAGTGCGCTGCGGGATGCCCTGCTCGCGAACGAGTGCGACGTCGTTGTGCACTCCCTCAAGGACCTTCCGACCGCGCCGACGCCCGGCCTGTCGATCGGCGCCATTCCCAAGCGTGCCGATGCCCGGGATGCGCTCTGCGCGCGCGACGGTCTCACCCTTGACACGCTCCCCGAGAACGCCCGGGTCGGAACGGGTTCCCCGCGCCGCGCGGCGCAGCTGCTGTCCCGCCGCAGTCACCTCGAGATCGTGGACATCCGCGGCAACGTGGACACCCGCCTCGGTCGCATCGTGGGCGGAGATTTGGATGCCGTTGTGCTTGCCGCCGCCGGACTCGAACGACTCGGTCGCGCAGAAGCCGTCACCGAGTATCTCTCCCTGAACGGCTGGCCGACCGCCCCCGGCCAGGGTGCCCTCGCACTCGAGGTGCGCTCGGGCGAGGAGAAGCTGGTCTCCGCGCTCGACCACAAGCCGAGCCGCATCCTCGTGGAGGCAGAGCGCGCGGTGCTCGCCCAACTGGAGGCCGGGTGCGCTGCGCCCATCGCCGCCCACGCGTTCATGGAGGACGGCCTGCTCTTCCTCGATGCGCGGGTGTATGCGCCGGACGGAACGGCAAAGATCACGTCATCCCACGCCCTGTATCTCTCGGACTCGCCGAACCCCGCAGCGGATGTCGCGGGCCGGGTCTCCGCGGAGCTGATCGCGCTCGGTGCGGCCGACATCGCGCCGTTGGGCGCCTGA
- the hemB gene encoding porphobilinogen synthase — MDHRPRRLRTTPAMRRLVAETRLHPADLVLPMFVAEGATEPRPISSMPGVVQHSVDSFTRAIAEAAEAGIGGIMLFGVPLEKDAIGSGATDPDGILNVATRIAVEEAGDALVVQTDLCLDEFTDHGHCGVLDAHGVVDNDATLERYRDMALAQAESGSQLLGLSGMMDGQVAAVREVLESSGFEDTAILAYSAKYASAFYGPFREAVQSTLKGDRRSYQLDAANGREGIREVLLDIEQGADVVMVKPAGSYLDVLAETAAVSTVPVWAYQVSGEYAMVEAAAANGWIDRDRAIHESVLAIKRAGADVVLTYWATELAGQLR, encoded by the coding sequence ATGGACCACCGCCCGCGCCGCCTGCGCACCACCCCGGCAATGCGTCGCCTCGTCGCCGAGACGCGCCTGCACCCCGCCGACCTCGTGCTGCCGATGTTCGTGGCCGAGGGCGCGACCGAGCCGCGCCCCATCTCCTCGATGCCGGGCGTGGTGCAGCACTCCGTCGATAGCTTCACTCGCGCGATCGCGGAGGCGGCCGAAGCCGGCATCGGCGGCATCATGCTCTTCGGTGTCCCGCTCGAGAAGGACGCGATCGGGTCCGGCGCGACCGACCCCGACGGCATCCTCAACGTCGCCACCCGCATCGCGGTCGAAGAGGCGGGCGATGCTCTCGTCGTTCAGACCGACCTGTGTCTGGATGAGTTCACCGACCACGGCCACTGCGGAGTGCTCGACGCCCACGGGGTCGTCGACAACGACGCGACCCTCGAACGCTACCGCGACATGGCTCTCGCCCAGGCCGAGTCCGGGTCGCAGCTGCTCGGCCTGAGCGGCATGATGGACGGCCAGGTCGCCGCCGTGCGCGAGGTGCTCGAGAGCTCGGGCTTCGAAGACACCGCGATCCTCGCCTACTCCGCCAAGTACGCTTCCGCGTTCTACGGCCCCTTCCGCGAGGCGGTGCAGTCGACACTGAAGGGCGACCGCCGCAGCTACCAGCTCGACGCCGCCAATGGTCGCGAGGGCATTCGCGAGGTGCTGCTCGACATCGAGCAGGGCGCCGACGTGGTGATGGTCAAGCCCGCGGGCAGCTATCTCGACGTGCTCGCCGAGACCGCGGCCGTGAGCACGGTTCCGGTCTGGGCGTACCAGGTGTCGGGTGAGTACGCCATGGTCGAGGCGGCGGCGGCGAACGGCTGGATCGACCGCGACCGCGCCATCCACGAATCGGTTCTTGCCATCAAGCGCGCCGGTGCGGACGTCGTGCTCACCTACTGGGCGACCGAACTGGCAGGGCAGCTCCGATGA
- the hemL gene encoding glutamate-1-semialdehyde 2,1-aminomutase has translation MSNAEQFDRARLSIPGGVNSPVRAFGSVGGTPRFFVEAKGAYVRDVEGREYVDLVNSWGPAILGHAHPQVIAAVQAAAAKGLGFGASTPGETQLAELIRERVTVDGRSPIERVRLVSTGTEATMTAIRLARGATGRRLLVKFAGHYHGHSDGLLAEAGSGLATLGLPGSAGVTAETAAQTLVIPYNDLDAVRTVFAQRGDDIAGIIFEAAAANMGVVPPLPGFNAAVTAIAHDNGSLVISDEVLTGFRVGSAGWWGLDTQTPWLPDLITFGKVVGGGLPLAAIGGSAAVMELLAPLGPVYQAGTLSGNPVAVAAGLATLGAVTPEVYAKLNATADTLAAAVSAAFVAEGVEHVVQRAGNLFSFVFSPDVPHGYADVKAQQAWRYPPFFHAMLDAGVSLPPSVFEAWFVSAALDEAPLGRILDALPAAAKAAASATNI, from the coding sequence ATGAGCAACGCCGAGCAGTTCGACCGCGCCCGGCTCTCCATCCCGGGCGGCGTCAACTCTCCCGTTCGCGCCTTCGGCTCCGTCGGCGGCACCCCGCGCTTCTTCGTCGAGGCGAAAGGCGCCTACGTACGCGACGTCGAGGGTCGTGAGTACGTGGACCTTGTGAACTCCTGGGGACCGGCGATTCTCGGTCACGCACACCCGCAGGTCATCGCAGCGGTGCAGGCCGCGGCAGCGAAGGGACTCGGCTTCGGCGCCTCCACGCCGGGGGAGACCCAGCTCGCCGAGCTGATCCGCGAGCGCGTGACCGTCGACGGCCGCAGCCCGATCGAGCGCGTTCGCCTCGTGTCGACCGGTACCGAGGCGACGATGACCGCGATCCGTCTCGCCCGCGGTGCGACCGGTCGCCGCCTGCTCGTGAAGTTCGCCGGGCACTACCACGGTCACTCCGATGGGCTGCTCGCCGAGGCGGGTTCCGGCCTCGCCACGCTCGGCCTGCCGGGCTCCGCGGGAGTCACCGCGGAGACGGCTGCGCAGACGCTCGTCATCCCGTACAACGACCTCGATGCGGTGCGCACGGTCTTCGCACAGCGCGGCGACGACATCGCCGGCATCATCTTCGAGGCGGCCGCGGCCAACATGGGGGTGGTGCCGCCGCTGCCCGGGTTCAACGCAGCCGTCACGGCCATCGCCCACGACAACGGATCGCTCGTCATCTCCGACGAGGTGCTCACCGGCTTCCGCGTCGGCTCGGCCGGTTGGTGGGGTCTCGACACACAGACGCCGTGGCTGCCCGACCTCATCACCTTCGGCAAGGTCGTCGGCGGGGGCCTGCCGCTCGCCGCTATCGGCGGCTCGGCCGCGGTCATGGAACTGCTCGCCCCGCTCGGCCCGGTCTACCAGGCCGGCACACTGAGCGGCAACCCCGTCGCCGTCGCGGCGGGTCTCGCCACCCTCGGCGCCGTGACCCCCGAGGTCTACGCGAAGCTCAACGCGACCGCCGATACGCTCGCCGCCGCCGTGTCCGCGGCGTTCGTGGCAGAGGGTGTCGAGCACGTGGTGCAGCGCGCGGGCAACCTGTTCTCCTTCGTCTTCAGCCCGGACGTGCCCCACGGCTATGCCGACGTCAAGGCGCAGCAGGCCTGGCGCTACCCGCCGTTCTTCCACGCGATGCTCGACGCGGGTGTGAGCCTGCCACCGTCGGTCTTCGAGGCATGGTTCGTCTCTGCCGCGCTCGACGAGGCTCCGTTGGGCCGTATCCTCGACGCACTGCCGGCTGCGGCGAAGGCGGCGGCGTCTGCGACCAACATCTGA